The Lathyrus oleraceus cultivar Zhongwan6 chromosome 5, CAAS_Psat_ZW6_1.0, whole genome shotgun sequence genome includes the window cacctaggactagggataccctatatgaatcagagcattcttgatataataagaCTTAACTTCACCGATAATttcctatggacatagaaattagggtataataattaaaggttttctcaccaaggactttggataaaatacccttgagaacttgtagtaattgatatttattgatgcaatagtaactcagagttgttatAGGGACAACGTATACACCTTCCCAGGCATTGTTCCTCTTTCCTTGCAAACCTTTATTTTTACAGTATTATTTtcttttgcctttatttttataaatcaGAATCTAAAACCCCCAACaatagtttttgtttaattgaacgatgatttgaactcgatattgacTTGTAGTCCTTGAGATAGACATTCAGGGAATTTCCCCTTTATaactataaaaggcaaaatagtgcacttgctatttttccgatcacaaccccaaacttaattTTTTTCATATACTTTAAGACTATACTTCTACCTAACTTCAAAGAGAGTGTGGAAATAAAAGACCTTTCGAGTAATATGGCTAAGAATTTTAGGCTACGTCAACAAAAGAAAGGCTtaagctcaaagtggttagcaatggATATACCTATTACTACATGGTGGTTTACAAAGGCTAAAAGTTATTAAACAAAAAATTGCATCAATGTGTGTTGGTCAAACCAAATAACTTAATCAGAAATAGATCAAACTAGATAAGAGAgtaatgcatggatacactcataaagaaagaaaaatgCACAATGGAAATATTTTGCTCAAACCTTACAAGATAAGGTATTTGTAGGTTGAATACAAGTCCGgtgattcttttctcatccttcgCCTTCAAGTTGCTAGTTGTTATTGTGATGATCAAGTTTCTTTTTGGATCATTTGTTTAATGCTAAAGTGATAAACTTGCAATCTAAAAGAAACAAAACAGCTATAAACTTGTTTATTAAAGACAATTGAGATCTTCATGGAAAATTTATGTTTAAGTAGCTGCTTCCTCTCGGTATGGtattgaataaaataaaataaattctGCAAAACAAAAACTAATTAAAAGAAATGGGTTGCCTCCCATCCAACGCTTCTTTTTCGTCAATAGCTTGACGTCTCATTTTCAAAACACGTCAAGTGCAAGGGATACCCTAACGCCgatgaaaactctttttctcaTTCTCTTGTGAACTTTATTACCTTTCTCTTTCAATTTATAGCATGTCCCAATATCCTCCACATATGGTTTCCATTGATATGCATTAAACACCATATTTTCCTTGTTAAACTTCAAAATTAATTCAGTTGTCTCCACATCTATTTTTGCTCTCCCGGTTGCCAAGAATGGGCGTCCGAGAATCACTGACCCTTTCGAATTATTTTTCATATCAATCACCACAAAGTCTACAGGGAAGGTCAAACCATCGACATGAACTAGCACATATTGTAGAATACCAAGCGGACGAGTCACAGATGAATCGACCAAAGTGAGGGTCATGTTGCCCGGTATAATGTCTTTTATCTCCAATTCCTTAAGTTTGCTCAGCAGAATGAGATTGGTACTCGATCCTAAGTCACATAAAGCATGTGGAATTTTTATCCCCCCAATGGTGCAAGTGATGCTGAATTCCCCTGGATCCTTCATCTTTGGTGGAACTTCCATTGATTCTACCATCTTTTATTTCTTTGTCATGTTGACGTGTTCTTGAGGCAACTTTTGTTTTCCACCTTTCAGCAATACCTGCACAAACTTAGCAAACTTGGGAATTAACTctaaaatttcatgaaaaaaGATACTAAACTGAAGTTATATCAACACttctttaaaaaatttaaacATTCCAGCCTCATCCCCATGTACCAGCTTCTTCTTAATGATGAGATATGGTAGTTTTATGTAATCTGGTAAATGTGGGTTTGGTTCGTTCAGAATTTGATCATTTGTTCCCTTCCAAGGAGAATTTTTATCAATTAGTTGATCAATGGCGACTCCTCTTTCCTCTTTGTCACCTTGATTTCCATTTTCCTCCTTTTCAATTTCCGCTTCCTTTTCTTCAATTTTATCCTCTTTAACTTTTTCAGCTTCCTCCTTTCTAATAACCACCCCAAAATCCGTTTCCACAACTTTGCATGTTTTATTCTTAGGATTATCAATGGTGTTACTAGTGATTCCTCCATTTGAGCTTGGTAAAGCAACTATTTGTCTGGATAATTGACCAATCTGAGTCTCCAAATTCTTGATCGTTGCATCATGGTTTCAACTCAAAATTGCATGGTTCATAGTTACCTGCTCAAAGCTACTTTGGGTAACTTTAATGAAATTTTTGCAAGTCACTTCCAACTTTGACGGCTTCCTTTGAAATGTAGATTGTTGGTTTTGTTGCATCCCTTGGTtggaatttgaattttgattattGCTCCAAAGGAAATTGGGGTGGTCTTTCCAACCCGAATTGCATGTGTTAGAATATGGGTTGTTCTTTTGAAAATTAGCAAACTGGACATTATCACTTGTTCCTTCCAATGAACACCTTCTGTTCGCATGTTCTCCTCCATATAAATCACACATAAGTGCTTGTACATGGCTCGTGTTAGCTCTACCTAGGTTGCCTTCAGCTAGCTTTTTATTCAATAATTCAATTTGAATTAAAAGAGCAATATGGGTATCAAGAGGTAACATGCCTTTAGGCGTGTCCACAGTTTCAAGCTCTACCAACCTTTCACTTTTTGAATAGTACTCATTCATATACATCTTCTCAATGAGGTCTCTTACTTGCGGTTCGGTCATTTTGAGGATAGTATCTCCTGCAGAAGCATCCAATAACATGTGAGTTTGACTCTTGAGACCTTTGATGAAGTTTTGCATCTGCTCCATATTATTCATGTTGTGATTTGGGCATATGAATAACAAAATCTTAAATCTTTCCCAAGCATCATAAAAAGACTCACGTTCTCGTCTAATGAATTTTCTCTTAAGTGACATCAATAGGTTTACACATTAAAGTTGTTTCATAGAAGCGTGCAAGATGCATCCATGGGTCTCTAATCGCGTTCTCGTCTAATTAATTTTCTCTTAAACCTGAAAGTAcataatttttaatattaaaataagCACGGTCTTTCGGTACAAACCCTCTAGAAACCTGTTCTTCATCAATCCGTTTACAATAGTCCCCCATAGTTAGGGGTTATGCAGTTGCCATGACTTCTTCTTCAAAGTCAAAATAACTTGATAGTTGCTCTTCTTCTAGTACTCCTCTATCCAGAGTTGCTTCTCTAACTGCTTTTCTAAGAGCATGCGCGGTTTCTTCAATTTATGGATTCAATGGAATTAATGGTGATCATGAACTGTGCATACACAAACATAAAATACCTCAGTAGCACTATGATAAACAagaaatcaaaacaaaaattaaaaagaCTATAAACAAAAATAATTGCATAAATGTTGCCTTGTTAAAAAATCAATAGTCCCAGGAAACGACgtcaaaaacttgatgacttctcggcaagtgtagCGATATTGTAGAAGTAATAAAAAACATTGAATCCACAGGGACTGCCTCAAAGCAAGACAAAATATGTGCAATTTATAAAGATTAgtaaaagggggggggggggggggtttcAAGTTTTAgtgtgaaaagtaaataaatgagAAAACAATGTCATGAAAGCGGCCAGGTTGTGTTGTAGAATCGTATATTCCTCTCTTATTGATGTTTGATACCCTGTATGAATTATCTAATTACTATAACCTCACGACGATTTAAATAAACGGTTATAGTTGATCCCTCATGAAATAACTCACTAATAGGGGTGGAAATAGGCTAGGCTAGGTTAGGCTTTATAAGGAATAAGCTTGGCCTATGATAAACTTACAAAGCCTGAGCCTGGCATATGGCCTACTATAGGCTCTTTTTTTTGTATGACTTTTTAAAAGTATGGTCCGACCTGAAAGCCTATTTAAAAGCCTGTTTCTTATTAAAGTTTTCAATTAATCCATATTACTTAAGAAGCCTTATGTGTCGGTCTATATATGCCTAAATAGGCCGACCTATTTAGCATTTTTTCTAATATATATGTACATGTAGATCAACCTATTTATCATTTTTTTCTAATATATATGCATATATGGGTCTGTCTATTTATACTactttttaatatatatatatatatatatatatatatatatatatatatatatatatatatatatatattatatatatatatatatatatatatatatatatatatattatatatatatatatatatatatatatatatatatatgaaaacATAGGTTGACCTATAAGGCTTCATAGGTTTTTTTAATAGCCTAAGTCTGATCTATTTAATTAAATAGGCTTTAAAAAAATCATAAGtctgatttttttattaaataggTATGGTCTGGCCTGACCTTAAATAGGCTAGGCTATAGGCCCCTGTAGGCCGGTATGACCTATTCCCATCTCTACTCATTAACCATTACTCGAAGCTTTGTATTCCTAGTCCTCCAGCGTAAGCAAAATTAAACGACGTATAGAACATTAGTTCtctatgccactactcggggtctctTATCCCTATTTAACCagcgtaagtacaacaattgccctaggtccaacacatagactaataGTCAGTATTTCCTATGTGCCCAAAATCggattaaaagagtatctcacataaaaaacattacaaacaagaagcaattgaataagattatagatcaataggttcatacagtggttaaatcaacatagaatccaacaattgagAAATAAGTTCATCATAACACATCATAACCTAAAAGAATTTAGATACTCATAGAGTAATTAAAAATATCATAATTGATAAACAAAGATAACATAAGAAGTCCCTTGAAAATATGGCTTCCAATGGCTTTAAATGCTTTAAAAATCACCATTTGTGTTCTCTAGTTCGTGCTTCAATCTTCAATTTTCGTAAATCTTGTGAAAGTGAAGAAAATCCCATTTGAAAGGTGTTAGAATGGACCAGAACGCGTCTGAAAAAGGTCCAGAAAAGTGACCATCGTGCGTGTGATATCCTGCGTCGGGCGATGTAGTTTTCAATGCCCTATCACGTGTGTGATGCTGCACGATGGTGGATGTAATCATCTGAAGCTTCACTATTTTTTGCTtatttttcactcaaattttcactaagtccacaatttgAACCCATAACCATTTTCCCCTCATTCTTCTTCATATTTGCTTgactttcatttatttttctctgattcttcgactaaatatatACAATTGCAGATTGTCATCAATGATTACACCACATGCATCCACATTATTTCAACCCATAGAGATCCAGAATTATGTGCATCTAGTGTGTTGAACCTTTCGGGGAGTTTTATGTAAATTTCACTATCAAGTGAGCCATACAAATAAGTTGTTACAAAATCCATTGTATGAAAATTGAGCTCTTCACGTGGTATAAGGCTTATTAAATATTGAAAAGTACATGCATCCATTACAGGTGAAtatgtctcatcaaaatcaatttAAGATCTTTGTAAAATCCTTGAGCGACAAGTCGAGCTTTGTATCTCACAATTAcattatttttatttcattttcgCATGAAAACCTATCTGTATCCAACTGGCTTCACACACTTTGGTGTTTGGACTACGTGTCCAAAAATTGGTCTCTTGTAAAGTGAGTTTAATTTTGCTTTAATTGAATTTTTCCATTTTGGCCAACCCTCACTTTGTGTACAATTTTTAATAGACACTGATTCATGATCCTCTTTGTCATTTATCATATTTAGGGCAACATTGTCTGCAAAAATATCATCATTGTCGACTTCATGTCAGTTCCATTGTATTTCATTGTGGACATAATTTATTAAGATCTCTTTATTTTCATGAATTTCATATACCCGATCAGCCTCTTCTGGAGATGAAGTGTTTATTATGTTTGAAGACTCTTTTAAATTTTCTATATCCTCGTTCATACCATATTTATTCTTAGCTCCCTTTCTTGTTTGAGGATTTTTTTCTTTGGAACTGATTGGTCCACCACGCTTCAAGCGTGATTGAGACTTGTTAGATTGTCTAATAGGGACATCGGTTTTTATTGGAGCACTGGTTGCTGGTATATATGATTTAGTTACAATTTTTGGATCAATGAATGCATTTGGTAATTGATTTGCTAAGATTTGCAAGTGAGTTATCTTTTGAACTTTTAGTTCACATTCTTTTGTTCGAGGATCAAGGTGAGACAATGATAATTCATTCCAATTATTCTCTTTATCCAGCTTCTTATTCTCTCCCTCTAATATTGGGAAATTTTATTCATCAAAATGATAATCAGAAAATTGAGCAATGAATAAATCTCTTGTTGTTGGTTCAAGGTACTTTATAATAAACGGGGATTCATATCCAACATGTATTTTCATCCTCCTTTAAGTACCCATATTAATGAGATTTGGTAGAGAAATTGGAACATATACCGGACATCAAAAAATTCTTAGATGGGAAATATTAGATTATTTACCAAAAACTAATTGTAAATGGGAAGAAGTTTGATAACTTATTGGCCTGATGTGAATAAATGTTACATCATGCGAAATTGCATGTCCCCAAGTAGAAATTGGGAGTTTGCATCTCATGATAAATGATCTTGCAATTAATTTAATATGTTTAATAAATGACCATGCACGTCCATTTTGTGTATGAACATGTGGTAGTGGATGTTCAATGTCAATTCCAATAGACACACAATACTCATTAAATGTTTGAGATAATTTTTTTGCATGAGCTTATTTAAGGCTCACACTGTCTGTGAGCTACCCATACCATGATAGTTCCAAACTAGAACCTTCACCTATGTTGAATGACATT containing:
- the LOC127082386 gene encoding uncharacterized protein LOC127082386; this translates as MVESMEVPPKMKDPGEFSITCTIGGIKIPHALCDLGSSTNLILLSKLKELEIKDIIPGNMTLTLVDSSVTRPLGILQYVLVHVDGLTFPVDFVVIDMKNNSKGSVILGRPFLATGRAKIDVETTELILKFNKENMVFNAYQWKPYVEDIGTCYKLKEKGNKVHKRMRKRVFIGVRVSLALDVF